The following are encoded in a window of Brevibacillus ruminantium genomic DNA:
- the ahrC gene encoding transcriptional regulator AhrC/ArgR gives MSKGQRHIRIRELIGSHEIETQDELVERLRAAGFNVTQATVSRDIKELHLVKVPLPDGRYKYSVPVEQKFNPLQKLRRMLVDSYVSMDHADHFILLKTLSGHANAVAELIDNLPWEEIMGTISGDNTILIICRSKENSEEVSKRLRDML, from the coding sequence ATGAGCAAAGGACAAAGGCATATCCGGATTCGCGAATTGATCGGAAGTCATGAGATCGAGACGCAGGATGAATTGGTGGAGCGTTTGCGCGCTGCCGGATTTAACGTGACCCAGGCAACGGTTTCACGGGATATCAAGGAGCTCCATCTTGTCAAAGTACCGCTGCCTGATGGCCGCTATAAATATTCGGTTCCGGTAGAACAAAAGTTTAACCCGCTTCAAAAACTTCGGCGAATGCTCGTAGATTCCTACGTCAGCATGGATCACGCCGACCATTTTATCCTGTTAAAGACACTTTCGGGTCATGCAAACGCGGTGGCGGAACTGATCGACAACCTTCCCTGGGAAGAAATCATGGGAACGATCAGTGGAGACAACACAATCCTGATTATCTGCCGCTCCAAGGAAAACTCCGAAGAGGTATCCAAGCGTCTGAGAGACATGCTGTAG
- a CDS encoding NAD(+)/NADH kinase produces the protein MKTIGIVGNKGKPEARIVARELVYLLEARGAKVLLDEQMASYVDRVDIGTSLEVIGAEAQLLCVLGGDGTLLGIARRLAGASLPILGINLGTLGFLSEADPEDLPQAVDKLLSGQYYLEERTMLDAELVRNQTKLARYTAMNDIGIAKGSFCRIIQCTVYLDDVYVGTFSGDGVIVSSPTGSTAYSLSAGGPIVAPNVDMLLLTPVAPHSLTARPMVLSPNQVIRIEVDAVHHEMGLSIDGQFGCKLEGGDQIFIWKSSYVTPLIRWKKGSFFETIRTKLQGEWE, from the coding sequence TTGAAAACCATTGGGATCGTAGGTAATAAAGGAAAACCAGAAGCCCGGATTGTGGCCAGAGAATTGGTTTATCTTCTGGAAGCGCGGGGAGCCAAAGTGCTTCTCGATGAACAAATGGCTTCCTATGTGGACCGGGTTGATATCGGCACGAGTTTGGAAGTAATCGGTGCGGAGGCACAGCTGCTTTGTGTGTTGGGGGGAGATGGCACTCTGCTCGGTATTGCCCGCCGTTTGGCTGGAGCATCCCTGCCGATCTTGGGAATCAATTTGGGGACACTCGGATTTCTCTCCGAAGCGGACCCGGAAGATTTACCCCAAGCGGTAGACAAATTGCTTTCTGGTCAATACTACTTGGAAGAGCGCACCATGCTGGATGCGGAGCTCGTTCGCAATCAAACCAAGCTCGCCCGGTATACGGCCATGAACGATATCGGAATTGCCAAAGGATCATTTTGCCGTATCATTCAATGTACCGTTTATCTTGATGATGTATATGTGGGTACCTTCAGCGGAGATGGAGTTATTGTGTCAAGTCCTACAGGCTCCACCGCTTATTCGCTGTCAGCCGGCGGACCGATCGTAGCACCTAATGTGGATATGCTGCTGCTAACCCCAGTTGCCCCACATTCACTAACGGCAAGACCGATGGTACTCTCTCCCAATCAGGTCATTCGCATCGAGGTGGATGCCGTTCATCACGAGATGGGCTTGTCGATAGACGGTCAATTCGGGTGCAAGCTGGAGGGAGGAGACCAGATTTTTATTTGGAAATCTTCCTATGTCACGCCGCTGATCAGATGGAAAAAAGGAAGCTTTTTTGAGACGATACGAACCAAATTACAAGGGGAATGGGAGTAA